The following proteins are co-located in the Paludibaculum fermentans genome:
- the cpaB gene encoding Flp pilus assembly protein CpaB — protein MDRRFLTVLGVSLVFALVVSSIFYQMTSRANGPKKQEVSDLRDMVIAARPLPVGLTVKTADVKVIKVPVQAFPKGAFSKPEDVLDRPVVSSILAEEPISEGRLAQRGSGVGLAPIIPVGMRAVTVRVNDVVGVAGYVLPGMRVDVLITGHPPGNGTTVTKTVLQNILVLSSGQMMQTDQSGKPVDAPNVTVLVTPQQAELLTLAGNEGRIQLVLRNGGDQNIEKTEGLSLSTLYGSHSRMTGGGNGQNSDDPDGLVARRPRPRPQPVAVAATPVAAPPPAPVPDQIITIRGIDKRVENVASKKSNDDAGRNQ, from the coding sequence ATGGATCGCAGGTTTCTAACAGTACTCGGGGTGAGTCTGGTGTTTGCTCTGGTTGTCAGCAGCATCTTTTACCAGATGACCTCGCGGGCCAACGGCCCAAAGAAGCAGGAGGTCAGCGACCTGCGAGATATGGTAATCGCCGCGCGGCCGCTGCCGGTGGGCCTCACCGTGAAGACGGCGGACGTGAAGGTGATCAAGGTACCAGTGCAGGCGTTCCCCAAGGGTGCGTTCAGCAAGCCGGAAGACGTGCTGGACCGTCCGGTGGTGTCCTCGATCCTGGCTGAAGAGCCGATCAGCGAAGGCCGCCTGGCGCAGCGCGGCAGCGGCGTAGGCCTGGCGCCGATCATCCCCGTCGGTATGCGAGCCGTGACGGTTCGCGTCAACGACGTGGTGGGCGTGGCGGGTTACGTGCTGCCTGGAATGCGCGTGGACGTGCTGATCACGGGCCATCCGCCGGGCAATGGGACGACGGTGACGAAGACGGTGCTGCAGAACATCCTGGTGCTGTCATCGGGCCAGATGATGCAGACCGACCAGTCGGGCAAGCCGGTGGACGCGCCGAACGTGACCGTGCTGGTGACGCCGCAGCAGGCTGAGTTGTTGACGCTGGCCGGCAATGAAGGCCGCATCCAACTGGTGCTGCGCAACGGCGGCGACCAGAACATCGAGAAGACGGAAGGGCTGAGCCTTTCGACCCTATATGGCAGCCACAGCCGGATGACAGGTGGCGGGAATGGGCAGAACTCGGACGATCCGGATGGACTGGTGGCCAGGCGGCCCCGGCCCCGGCCGCAGCCCGTGGCCGTGGCCGCCACGCCCGTGGCCGCTCCGCCACCGGCTCCTGTGCCTGACCAGATCATTACGATTCGCGGCATCGACAAGAGAGTCGAGAACGTAGCCAGCAAGAAATCGAACGACGACGCCGGAAGGAACCAGTAA